In Halogeometricum sp. S1BR25-6, a single genomic region encodes these proteins:
- a CDS encoding carboxypeptidase M32, which produces MATDAAGADAESAPDAYAELLETYTRVSNVQNAAGLLSWDQQVMMPEGGTPARSQQLSTLSSLSHELLTDDEVGERLNELADADLTDEQAAVVREIRRKYDRAVSVPSELVEEISTASSEALPAWEEAKAEDDFSTFAPHLEKHIELKREYAEHIDPDRDPYEVLFEDFEPCLPLEQAESILEELRDTLVPMIEEIRESGDDIATDAFTKAGEYPEEDQEELCRDVLSTLGYDWERGRLDTSSHPFSSGTTFDSRVTTRFDESDPLGSLLSTVHEFGHATYTHGLPDEHYATPLGESRDLSVHESQSRLWENHVGRSKAFWNVLLPTFKEHFPKAEDVTVAEAYEAANQVYEDNLIRVEADELTYHLHIIVRFEIERALIAGDIDVEEVPEVWNDKYEEYLGVRPETDSEGCLQDIHWSHGNFGYFPTYSLGSVMAAQLYDAAEDDIDDLEGRIEEGDFEPLHEWLTENVHRHGARYETNDLVVGATGEDFTAEAFTDYVTEKYGDLYDIDA; this is translated from the coding sequence ATGATGCCCGAGGGCGGCACCCCCGCGCGCTCCCAGCAGTTGTCGACGCTCTCCTCGCTGTCGCACGAACTGCTCACCGACGACGAGGTGGGCGAGCGACTCAACGAACTGGCGGACGCCGACCTGACCGACGAGCAGGCCGCCGTCGTCCGCGAGATTCGGCGCAAGTACGACCGCGCCGTCAGCGTCCCCTCCGAGTTGGTCGAGGAGATATCGACCGCCTCCTCGGAGGCGCTGCCCGCGTGGGAGGAGGCGAAGGCCGAGGACGACTTTTCGACGTTCGCGCCCCACTTGGAGAAGCACATCGAACTCAAGCGCGAGTACGCCGAGCACATCGACCCCGACCGGGACCCCTACGAGGTGCTGTTCGAGGACTTCGAGCCGTGCCTCCCCCTCGAACAGGCCGAGTCCATCCTCGAAGAACTCCGCGACACGCTCGTCCCGATGATAGAGGAGATTCGCGAATCGGGCGACGACATCGCCACCGACGCGTTCACGAAGGCGGGCGAGTACCCCGAGGAGGACCAAGAGGAACTCTGCCGCGACGTGCTCTCGACGCTCGGCTACGACTGGGAGCGCGGCCGCCTCGACACATCTTCGCATCCGTTCTCCTCGGGGACGACGTTCGACTCGCGCGTGACGACGCGCTTCGATGAGTCCGACCCCCTCGGGTCGCTGCTCTCGACGGTCCACGAGTTCGGGCACGCGACGTACACCCACGGCCTGCCTGACGAGCACTACGCGACGCCGCTTGGCGAGTCGCGCGACCTGTCGGTCCACGAGTCCCAATCGCGCCTCTGGGAGAACCACGTCGGCCGGTCGAAGGCGTTCTGGAACGTGCTGCTCCCGACGTTCAAAGAGCACTTCCCGAAGGCCGAGGACGTGACCGTAGCGGAGGCCTACGAGGCCGCCAATCAGGTGTACGAGGACAACCTCATCCGCGTCGAGGCGGACGAGTTGACCTACCACCTCCACATCATCGTCCGCTTCGAGATAGAGCGAGCGCTCATCGCGGGCGACATCGACGTCGAGGAGGTGCCCGAGGTGTGGAACGACAAGTACGAGGAGTACCTCGGCGTCCGTCCCGAGACGGACTCGGAAGGCTGTCTGCAGGACATCCACTGGAGCCACGGCAACTTCGGCTACTTCCCGACGTACTCGCTCGGGTCGGTCATGGCCGCGCAGTTGTACGACGCCGCCGAGGACGATATCGACGACTTGGAAGGACGTATCGAGGAGGGCGACTTCGAACCGCTGCACGAATGGTTGACCGAGAACGTCCACCGACACGGCGCGCGCTACGAGACGAACGACCTCGTGGTGGGGGCGACGGGCGAGGACTTCACCGCCGAGGCGTTCACCGACTACGTTACCGAGAAGTACGGCGACCTGTACGACATCGACGCGTAG